From a region of the Nitrospira sp. genome:
- a CDS encoding peptidylprolyl isomerase, with protein sequence MGEIILRFFPDVAPGHVSNFIKLSKEGFYNGTTFHRVIPGFMIQGGDPNSKGSDRSSHGMGGPGYKVKAEFNSKPHKRGIVSMARANDPDSAGSQFFICVADANFLDWQYTVFGEVVSGMDVVDKIVTMKRDGRDNPLERAEMTVIVSEG encoded by the coding sequence ATGGGAGAAATCATTCTCAGATTTTTCCCGGACGTGGCGCCCGGTCATGTCAGCAACTTTATCAAGCTCTCCAAAGAGGGGTTCTACAATGGGACGACGTTTCACCGCGTCATTCCCGGTTTCATGATCCAAGGAGGAGATCCGAATAGCAAAGGGTCCGACCGGTCGTCACATGGAATGGGTGGACCAGGGTATAAGGTGAAGGCTGAATTCAATAGTAAGCCTCATAAGCGGGGCATTGTCTCAATGGCTCGGGCGAATGATCCGGATAGTGCCGGTTCTCAGTTCTTTATCTGCGTCGCGGACGCCAATTTCCTTGATTGGCAATATACAGTGTTCGGGGAAGTTGTCAGCGGCATGGATGTGGTCGACAAGATCGTCACTATGAAACGCGATGGGCGAGACAATCCGTTGGAGCGCGCAGAGATGACCGTGATCGTGAGCGAAGGGTAG
- a CDS encoding polyprenol monophosphomannose synthase has product MLIVLPTYNERSNLEALVTAIGQYLVADILIVDDNSPDGTGQLADELSCRHGHVHVLHRARKEGLGPAYLAGFEWALHRKYDRIIEMDCDFSHAPWDLPRLVHRSGTADLVIGSRYVPGGGTENWNARRRLVSRCGNTYVSLFLGSHIHDWTGGFRCYRHELLEKMDLETVRAKGYIFQVELAWRAVRLGASVHELPIRFSDRIQGQSKLGWASLIEGLTAVPKMYFRN; this is encoded by the coding sequence ATTCTCATTGTCCTTCCAACCTACAACGAACGATCCAATCTTGAGGCACTTGTCACCGCGATCGGCCAATACCTGGTGGCTGATATTTTGATCGTTGATGACAATTCACCGGACGGCACCGGACAACTAGCTGATGAACTCAGTTGCCGACACGGACATGTACACGTGCTGCATCGGGCCAGGAAGGAAGGACTCGGACCGGCCTACCTCGCGGGATTCGAATGGGCGTTGCACCGAAAGTATGATCGTATCATTGAGATGGATTGTGACTTCAGCCACGCTCCGTGGGATCTGCCTCGCCTGGTACACCGCAGCGGCACCGCCGATCTGGTAATCGGAAGCCGCTATGTGCCGGGCGGTGGGACGGAAAACTGGAATGCACGCCGGCGATTGGTCTCTCGTTGCGGCAACACGTATGTCAGTCTCTTCCTCGGCTCACATATCCATGACTGGACAGGAGGATTCCGCTGCTATCGTCATGAGCTCTTGGAGAAGATGGATCTCGAAACCGTGAGGGCCAAAGGGTACATCTTCCAAGTCGAGCTGGCCTGGCGAGCCGTGCGACTGGGCGCCAGCGTACATGAATTACCCATCCGCTTCAGTGATCGTATCCAAGGCCAGTCCAAACTCGGCTGGGCCTCGCTCATCGAGGGACTGACGGCAGTCCCGAAAATGTATTTTCGGAACTGA
- a CDS encoding FAD-dependent oxidoreductase: MSGSQAHVVIVAGAGPAGMAVASSLSKTGHEVVILNRDIKFGGLAEYGIFPSKLKLRGGLKKQYWELLQQKNVHYFGNVSIGNGKDLTVDDVRGLGASAVVFTIGAQGTKAIGVEGDSAQGVFHAKDVVYHFNRLPGFGDRPFDVGKHVAVIGAGDVMVDIAHWLIRYKKVERVTAIVRRGPVERKYNPKEIRTICANMDLDGIKGEFERIKDRMAKVGQNPDEVLKGFTDEFTKCEPKVSETKMGFRFLASPKRILVDAHNRVRGLEMEDNRLDPKGEDTVAVGLKQLYEFPCDAVVFAVGDKVDETVGLPYKNGMFVTNPNKTGNDPDDALFQAYDESVGKVMDGVFLAGWARKASEGLVGVAKRDGDWCAEVVERYLATKHGGGDIKTVLDHLHVLLKKRQSRPVDVNGLRALDVAERSFPGKADCIGEFKFVANQDMLKHIEQGSVSGN; the protein is encoded by the coding sequence ATGAGCGGATCTCAGGCGCATGTGGTTATTGTGGCGGGAGCGGGACCTGCCGGTATGGCTGTCGCGAGCTCGCTCTCGAAGACGGGCCATGAAGTCGTCATCCTCAATCGCGACATCAAATTCGGCGGCTTGGCCGAGTACGGGATATTCCCCTCCAAGTTAAAACTCCGCGGCGGGCTCAAAAAACAGTATTGGGAGCTTCTTCAACAGAAGAACGTCCATTATTTTGGGAATGTCTCGATCGGAAATGGCAAGGATCTCACGGTTGATGATGTGCGGGGACTGGGTGCGAGCGCGGTCGTGTTTACGATCGGCGCCCAAGGAACCAAAGCCATTGGGGTTGAGGGAGATTCGGCTCAAGGCGTGTTTCACGCGAAGGACGTGGTCTATCACTTCAATCGGCTCCCGGGCTTTGGTGACCGCCCGTTTGACGTGGGAAAACATGTGGCGGTCATCGGCGCGGGCGATGTGATGGTGGACATTGCCCACTGGTTGATTCGCTACAAGAAGGTGGAGCGGGTCACGGCAATCGTGCGGCGGGGTCCGGTTGAACGTAAATACAATCCAAAAGAGATCCGTACCATCTGCGCCAATATGGATCTTGACGGGATTAAAGGCGAGTTTGAACGCATCAAAGACCGCATGGCCAAGGTCGGGCAGAATCCCGACGAAGTCTTGAAAGGGTTCACCGACGAGTTCACGAAATGCGAGCCGAAAGTATCCGAAACGAAGATGGGCTTCCGGTTCCTCGCGTCGCCGAAGCGTATTCTGGTTGATGCCCACAATCGAGTCCGTGGGCTTGAGATGGAAGACAATAGGCTTGACCCCAAGGGGGAGGATACCGTCGCCGTAGGCTTGAAGCAGTTGTATGAGTTTCCATGCGATGCGGTTGTGTTCGCCGTTGGAGATAAGGTCGATGAAACGGTCGGCCTCCCGTACAAGAACGGCATGTTTGTGACAAACCCCAACAAGACAGGGAATGATCCCGATGATGCGCTCTTTCAGGCATACGACGAAAGTGTCGGCAAGGTTATGGATGGAGTGTTTCTGGCCGGTTGGGCCAGAAAAGCCAGTGAAGGACTTGTTGGTGTCGCGAAACGTGACGGGGATTGGTGCGCAGAGGTCGTTGAACGCTACCTCGCGACCAAGCACGGTGGTGGAGATATCAAAACAGTGCTCGATCATTTACATGTGTTGTTGAAGAAGCGGCAGAGTCGGCCAGTCGACGTGAACGGGTTACGGGCACTCGATGTGGCAGAGCGTTCATTCCCTGGGAAAGCCGACTGCATAGGGGAATTCAAGTTTGTGGCCAATCAGGATATGCTCAAACACATTGAACAGGGGAGCGTGTCGGGCAATTAA
- a CDS encoding NAD(+)/NADH kinase → MKSKSIGILTKPKFPEVKSTLLGVVAWLRARNIDVLLDTTSATLLNERGGIPKTQLADKADVLLVLGGDGTILNAARLASERSIPILGVNMGGLGFLTEVRLDNLYPSLERVFANDFTLDERLMLATHVHRHGETVARGVVLNDIVISKGTLARMIELQIAIQGQFVTNLRGDGLIIGTPTGSTAYSLSAGGPIMNPAVQALILTPICPHTLTHRPLIVPGNVMIEVTLTSRDDGSMATLDGQVGVAITQGDTAVIEVSDHRTRLIRFPESHYYEVLREKLKWGHG, encoded by the coding sequence GTGAAAAGTAAAAGTATCGGGATTTTGACCAAACCGAAGTTTCCCGAAGTCAAATCCACGCTGCTCGGAGTCGTGGCGTGGCTCCGTGCCCGCAACATCGATGTCCTTCTCGACACAACCTCCGCAACGTTACTGAACGAACGGGGCGGAATTCCCAAGACCCAGCTGGCGGACAAAGCCGACGTTCTGTTGGTGCTTGGGGGAGACGGAACCATCCTGAATGCCGCTCGCCTCGCCTCGGAACGGAGCATTCCTATCCTCGGCGTCAACATGGGGGGTCTGGGCTTCCTAACCGAGGTCCGGTTAGACAATCTCTATCCCTCCCTAGAGCGAGTATTCGCCAACGACTTTACCCTTGACGAGCGACTCATGCTGGCAACGCACGTTCATCGGCACGGGGAAACAGTTGCTCGCGGAGTTGTGCTCAACGACATCGTGATCAGCAAAGGGACGCTGGCCCGCATGATCGAACTCCAGATCGCTATCCAGGGACAATTCGTCACCAATCTACGCGGTGACGGTCTGATTATCGGGACACCGACCGGCTCTACCGCCTACTCTCTTTCTGCCGGAGGCCCCATCATGAACCCTGCTGTGCAGGCTCTGATCTTGACGCCGATCTGTCCCCACACCCTGACCCATCGCCCTTTAATCGTCCCTGGAAATGTCATGATCGAAGTGACTTTGACGAGTAGGGATGACGGATCAATGGCCACACTCGACGGGCAAGTCGGCGTCGCCATTACACAGGGCGATACGGCGGTGATTGAGGTTTCAGACCATCGGACCAGATTGATCAGATTTCCTGAAAGCCACTACTACGAAGTGCTCAGGGAAAAACTGAAATGGGGACACGGATGA
- a CDS encoding ATP-dependent Clp protease ATP-binding subunit, whose protein sequence is MFERFTDKGRKIIILAREEAERHQNDYLGTEHLVLAILRESDGIALMILKKMGLSTEQIRLEIERNLPGGGTTMTFGEIPFSPRVKKVIEYGVEEARLLGHNHIGSEHLLLGLLREEEGIGGKILRSLGANLLTARQLTVTFLRKSAPRERDRKSNTPALDEFGRDLTQLAQEGQLDPVIGRADEIERVLQILSRRSKNNPVLIGESGVGKTAIVEGLAQRIVQSEVPDNLLSRRVIALDLGSLVAGTKYRGQFEERLKVVMKEIVQAGNIIIFIDELHTLVGAGAAEGSIDASNMLKPALSRGEIQCIGATTLDEYRKHIEKDGALKRRFQPIHVQPPNLDETVRIIQGLRDRYEEHHGVEITEDAIVEAVKLSDRYITDRFLPDKAIDLIDETGSRAKLQTYALPSELKAMEQELKKVAREKELSISMQNFEEAVRHREEEERLRKLLDESKREWKKSQEKNKPVIGKEDVAYVVSKMTGIPLFKLEEEESNKLLRMEEFLHKRVVGQNEAISAVARAIRRSRAGLKEARKPIGSFIFLGPTGVGKTELARTLAEFLFNSEDALIRVDMSEYQEKFTSSRLFGAPPGYVGYEEGGQLTEKVRRRPYSVVLFDEIEKAHPDVFNVLLQVLDDGVLTDSLGRKVDFKNTVVIMTSNIGTKMIQKGVSLGFQSTEGEAARRKKEEVLGELRKSFSPEFLNRIDEIVIFHQLDKEQLYSILDILLRELNLRLLDKGIEIEVDDEVKQWLIKEGYEPLYGARPMRRAIQRAIGDPLSDELIRGRFKESRKVKVVLRDGAPTFIEQEAMAGV, encoded by the coding sequence ATGTTCGAACGATTCACGGACAAAGGTCGAAAGATCATCATCCTCGCGCGGGAAGAGGCCGAACGGCACCAAAACGACTATCTCGGGACCGAACATCTCGTTTTGGCCATACTTCGTGAGTCCGATGGCATCGCCCTTATGATCCTGAAAAAGATGGGTCTCTCCACCGAACAGATCCGGCTTGAAATCGAGCGAAACCTGCCTGGTGGCGGGACCACCATGACGTTTGGTGAAATCCCCTTCAGCCCACGAGTGAAGAAAGTTATCGAATACGGAGTTGAGGAGGCCCGACTCCTTGGCCATAATCACATCGGGAGTGAGCATCTTCTCCTTGGTCTTCTCCGGGAAGAAGAGGGGATCGGGGGGAAAATTCTTCGGAGCTTGGGCGCGAACCTGTTGACGGCCAGGCAGTTGACGGTCACGTTTTTGCGAAAGTCTGCTCCACGTGAGCGTGACCGGAAGAGTAATACTCCCGCTCTCGACGAATTCGGCCGGGATCTGACCCAGTTGGCCCAAGAAGGTCAACTGGATCCGGTGATCGGCCGGGCCGATGAGATAGAGCGTGTTCTACAGATTCTGAGTCGAAGAAGCAAAAACAATCCCGTGCTGATCGGCGAATCCGGTGTCGGAAAGACTGCTATTGTCGAAGGACTGGCCCAGCGGATCGTTCAGTCAGAAGTCCCCGACAATTTGCTCTCTCGCCGTGTCATTGCGCTCGATCTGGGCTCTCTCGTGGCCGGTACCAAGTATCGTGGGCAATTCGAGGAACGTCTCAAGGTTGTCATGAAGGAGATCGTCCAGGCTGGTAATATTATCATCTTCATCGACGAACTCCATACGCTGGTCGGGGCGGGAGCTGCCGAGGGGTCTATCGATGCCTCGAATATGCTCAAGCCGGCGCTTTCGCGGGGTGAGATTCAGTGCATTGGAGCCACGACTTTGGATGAGTACCGCAAGCACATTGAAAAAGACGGGGCATTGAAACGTCGATTCCAGCCGATCCATGTTCAACCGCCGAATCTCGACGAAACTGTGCGTATCATTCAAGGGCTTCGGGACCGATATGAAGAACATCATGGAGTAGAGATCACGGAAGATGCGATCGTCGAGGCCGTGAAGTTATCCGACCGGTATATCACCGACCGGTTCCTGCCCGACAAGGCGATCGATTTGATCGACGAAACCGGGTCGCGGGCCAAGCTCCAAACGTATGCACTGCCCTCCGAGTTGAAAGCGATGGAGCAAGAGCTCAAGAAAGTTGCTCGAGAGAAAGAACTCTCCATCTCTATGCAGAATTTCGAGGAGGCGGTGCGGCATCGTGAGGAAGAGGAGCGGTTGCGCAAGTTGCTGGACGAATCGAAGCGCGAGTGGAAGAAGAGCCAGGAAAAGAACAAGCCAGTGATTGGCAAGGAAGACGTCGCCTATGTTGTTTCAAAAATGACCGGTATTCCGCTCTTCAAATTGGAAGAAGAGGAGTCCAACAAACTGTTGCGAATGGAGGAGTTCCTCCACAAGCGAGTAGTGGGTCAAAATGAGGCGATTTCGGCGGTTGCCCGCGCCATTCGCCGTTCCCGCGCCGGCTTGAAGGAAGCCCGGAAACCGATCGGCTCATTCATTTTCCTGGGCCCGACAGGGGTCGGAAAGACAGAGCTGGCCAGGACACTGGCGGAGTTTCTGTTCAACAGCGAGGATGCGTTGATTCGTGTCGATATGTCCGAGTACCAGGAGAAGTTTACGAGTTCTCGTCTCTTCGGCGCACCCCCGGGTTATGTGGGGTACGAAGAAGGCGGACAGCTGACTGAAAAGGTGCGACGTCGACCGTACTCCGTCGTATTGTTCGATGAGATCGAGAAGGCCCATCCCGATGTGTTCAACGTCCTGCTTCAAGTCTTGGACGACGGAGTGTTGACCGACAGTCTTGGGCGAAAGGTCGATTTCAAGAATACAGTGGTCATCATGACGTCCAATATCGGGACCAAGATGATTCAAAAAGGCGTGTCTCTTGGTTTCCAGAGCACGGAAGGTGAAGCCGCCCGTCGGAAAAAGGAAGAAGTACTCGGAGAGCTCCGGAAATCGTTCAGTCCTGAGTTCTTGAACCGAATCGATGAGATCGTCATTTTCCATCAACTCGATAAAGAACAGCTCTACAGCATCTTGGATATTCTGCTCCGTGAGCTGAACCTCCGTTTATTGGATAAGGGGATTGAGATTGAGGTGGATGATGAAGTCAAGCAATGGCTTATTAAGGAAGGGTATGAGCCGCTGTATGGAGCGAGGCCGATGCGGCGGGCTATCCAACGTGCCATCGGCGACCCGCTCTCTGATGAGCTCATCAGAGGACGTTTCAAGGAGAGCCGCAAGGTGAAAGTGGTTCTGCGGGATGGGGCTCCGACCTTTATTGAGCAGGAGGCCATGGCTGGAGTGTAG
- the tsaD gene encoding tRNA (adenosine(37)-N6)-threonylcarbamoyltransferase complex transferase subunit TsaD, translating to MRLPLKQPKLTCQAEWNPGPILGIESSCDETAAAVLDREGTVLSNVVSSQVAVHERFGGVVPELAARAHLGSIDVVVKEALATAQVLKTDLAAVAVTQGPGLAGALLVGVNYAKALSYGLGIPIIGVNHLQGHIASAWLADPTFPLPCIVLVVSGGHTHLYRRDPDGRCTLLGRTRDDAAGEAFDKGAQMLGLGYPGGPAVDRIARSGDPQAIRFPRFHQAKNSLEFSFSGLKTSLLYRLRDMAVPLRPEQVADLAAGYQEAIVQVLVMKAFAALKQSNLCALAVVGGVSANTRLRAVLHERAAREQLRLSLPTAEYCTDNAAMIASAGRQLLMGGAGLSLNLDISPMEGSTVLDGESRMVFPGRRETAYY from the coding sequence ATGCGTCTTCCTCTCAAACAGCCGAAGCTGACGTGCCAAGCCGAATGGAATCCCGGGCCGATTCTCGGCATTGAGTCCTCATGCGATGAGACGGCTGCAGCCGTACTCGATCGCGAGGGAACCGTGCTTTCCAACGTCGTTTCTTCACAAGTGGCCGTCCATGAAAGATTCGGGGGCGTCGTTCCCGAATTGGCGGCACGCGCGCATCTTGGGAGCATCGACGTGGTCGTCAAAGAGGCCTTGGCAACCGCCCAGGTCTTGAAAACTGATCTGGCTGCTGTGGCTGTCACTCAGGGCCCCGGACTCGCTGGCGCCCTCCTGGTGGGGGTCAACTACGCCAAGGCCTTAAGCTATGGATTGGGCATTCCTATCATTGGGGTCAATCATCTACAGGGCCATATTGCGTCGGCATGGCTTGCCGATCCGACGTTTCCTCTGCCCTGCATCGTCCTGGTCGTATCCGGCGGGCATACTCATCTCTATCGCCGTGATCCGGATGGTCGGTGCACTCTGCTCGGACGCACTCGCGACGATGCGGCCGGTGAAGCGTTCGATAAAGGAGCCCAGATGCTTGGTCTAGGCTACCCAGGTGGACCTGCTGTTGATCGCATCGCACGGTCCGGTGATCCACAGGCCATTCGATTTCCTCGATTCCACCAGGCAAAGAACAGTCTTGAGTTTAGTTTCAGCGGCCTCAAGACGTCTTTGCTCTATCGGTTGCGTGACATGGCTGTGCCTCTGCGGCCTGAGCAGGTTGCCGACTTGGCGGCAGGCTATCAAGAAGCGATCGTCCAGGTGTTAGTCATGAAAGCCTTCGCTGCTCTTAAGCAGTCGAACCTGTGTGCGCTCGCCGTGGTGGGAGGCGTCTCGGCGAACACACGATTGCGAGCCGTCTTACACGAACGTGCGGCGCGTGAACAGCTCCGTCTGTCGCTGCCGACGGCCGAATACTGTACCGACAATGCCGCCATGATCGCTTCAGCCGGGCGTCAGTTGCTCATGGGTGGAGCAGGACTATCCTTGAATTTGGACATCAGCCCGATGGAGGGTTCCACGGTTCTCGATGGGGAAAGCCGCATGGTCTTTCCCGGCAGAAGGGAGACAGCCTATTACTGA
- the hflX gene encoding GTPase HflX, producing MGKAAWSFPAEGRQPITDIRGHLTGLRAGQVASLERLYRRRVSNDKLISPELAKAMAQLTLELRRPLGVLLTRRGQVQEVIVGTELTLSSTTLTLFRAGTRSLRGLRFIRTQLHDNPLNQELLTDLAFLRLDLVAVLSIEEDGRLGNLYMAHLLPPNSTGQLFKVHKAVSFHNLTMRFDEFIDELEAELQQVRAHHAVEKGKESAILVSASVKSRTEQEEHLAELAELATSADVTVIDRMTQRTGDGHQRYLLGSGKMKDVLIQTLHRGADMVIFDQTLSPAQLRAILEMTDIKVIDRTQLILDIFARRAHSREGKVQVELAQLRYLLPRLSGKGAQLSRLGGGIGTRGPGETKLETDRRRVRDRITHLERELEQFTRHQDRRRSRRGRYGLPVVSLVGYTNAGKSTLLNVLTKSQVSAQNRLFETLDTTSRRLRFPEDREIIITDTVGFIRDLPQELVGAFRTTLDELREADLLLHVVDISAADIDVQITAVVAILEELQLMTIPRLLVFNKCDQVASQQVELLCRRYDAIGISALQPATLHPLLARLEAHVRALPVAEDRMSGVALQDDPLALASRR from the coding sequence ATGGGGAAAGCCGCATGGTCTTTCCCGGCAGAAGGGAGACAGCCTATTACTGATATTCGTGGTCATCTCACAGGTCTGCGTGCCGGTCAAGTGGCGTCGCTCGAACGACTCTACCGCCGACGGGTCTCCAACGACAAACTCATTTCACCGGAACTGGCCAAAGCTATGGCGCAACTCACTTTAGAGCTTCGCCGGCCGCTCGGTGTGCTTCTGACGCGACGGGGCCAAGTTCAAGAAGTGATCGTGGGTACGGAGCTGACTCTGTCTTCCACGACCTTGACTCTGTTCCGTGCGGGAACTCGATCTCTTCGTGGTCTGCGGTTCATTCGGACGCAACTCCATGACAACCCGCTAAACCAGGAGCTGCTCACCGATCTCGCATTCTTACGGCTTGACCTGGTCGCGGTCCTTTCCATTGAGGAGGACGGTAGGCTAGGCAATCTATACATGGCGCATTTGCTCCCGCCTAATTCGACTGGTCAATTGTTCAAGGTGCACAAGGCTGTCTCCTTTCACAACCTAACCATGAGGTTCGACGAGTTTATTGACGAACTCGAAGCTGAGCTCCAGCAGGTCCGGGCGCACCATGCGGTTGAAAAGGGCAAGGAATCAGCGATCTTGGTCAGCGCCTCAGTGAAGAGTCGAACGGAGCAAGAAGAACATTTGGCTGAACTGGCGGAGCTAGCTACGTCCGCCGACGTCACGGTGATCGACCGCATGACACAACGAACGGGGGATGGGCATCAGCGGTATCTTCTCGGCAGTGGCAAGATGAAGGACGTGCTGATTCAGACGCTGCATCGGGGTGCCGATATGGTGATTTTCGATCAAACGCTGTCGCCGGCTCAACTACGAGCGATTTTGGAAATGACCGATATTAAAGTGATCGACCGCACACAGCTGATTTTGGACATCTTTGCTCGGCGAGCGCACAGTCGTGAGGGCAAGGTACAAGTGGAGTTGGCACAATTGCGGTACCTACTCCCACGATTATCCGGAAAGGGTGCGCAACTATCTCGTCTGGGAGGTGGCATCGGCACTCGTGGGCCAGGGGAAACGAAATTGGAGACCGATCGGCGCCGGGTACGTGACCGGATTACGCATTTGGAGCGAGAACTGGAGCAGTTTACACGGCATCAAGACCGACGGCGGTCCCGCCGTGGCCGGTATGGCCTTCCCGTTGTTTCTCTCGTCGGGTATACGAACGCGGGTAAATCGACGCTGCTCAATGTGCTGACGAAAAGTCAGGTTTCGGCCCAAAACAGATTGTTTGAAACGCTCGACACGACCAGCCGACGCCTGCGATTCCCGGAGGATCGCGAAATCATTATTACGGACACCGTAGGGTTCATCCGTGATCTCCCACAGGAATTGGTCGGAGCCTTTCGGACCACCCTTGATGAACTCCGAGAGGCAGATCTCCTGCTTCATGTTGTCGATATCAGCGCCGCGGACATCGACGTTCAGATCACCGCCGTCGTTGCTATTCTCGAGGAGCTGCAGTTGATGACAATACCGCGATTACTCGTGTTCAATAAGTGCGATCAGGTAGCTTCGCAGCAGGTCGAATTGCTCTGTCGACGTTACGACGCCATTGGGATTTCGGCCCTCCAGCCTGCCACGCTTCACCCTCTTCTGGCGCGACTGGAGGCACACGTCAGAGCTCTACCGGTCGCGGAAGATCGGATGTCCGGCGTGGCATTGCAGGACGACCCGCTGGCACTTGCATCTCGTCGGTAA
- the nth gene encoding endonuclease III, which produces MPTTKVELAYRSPWQLLVATILSAQCTDLRVNQVTPALFKRYATPRAMAKAMPTELEGLIRSTGFYKNKAKNLVGCAQAISTRFGGQVPDTMEELTSIPGVGRKTANVLLGAAFGKPAIVVDTHVKRVANRLAMTHSSDPEQIERDLQSLYPQAQWTEVSQRILLHGRYVCLARKPRCTVCPIFDVCGWEGKLLK; this is translated from the coding sequence ATGCCGACGACAAAAGTCGAATTGGCATACCGATCTCCATGGCAGTTGTTGGTTGCGACAATTCTTTCTGCGCAATGCACCGATCTACGGGTCAATCAAGTGACGCCTGCGCTGTTCAAGCGGTATGCCACGCCTCGAGCAATGGCCAAGGCAATGCCGACGGAGCTTGAGGGACTGATCAGATCGACGGGTTTTTATAAGAACAAAGCGAAGAACCTAGTCGGCTGTGCGCAGGCCATCAGTACGCGTTTTGGCGGCCAGGTGCCGGACACGATGGAGGAACTCACTTCAATTCCCGGGGTCGGGAGAAAAACCGCCAACGTGCTCCTTGGAGCGGCTTTTGGAAAGCCAGCCATCGTGGTTGATACGCATGTGAAACGAGTGGCCAACCGCTTGGCCATGACTCATTCGAGCGATCCGGAACAGATTGAGCGGGACCTCCAATCCCTTTATCCGCAAGCCCAGTGGACGGAAGTGTCGCAACGGATATTGCTTCATGGGAGGTATGTCTGCCTCGCGCGGAAGCCTCGCTGCACGGTCTGCCCGATTTTCGATGTCTGTGGGTGGGAAGGAAAACTGTTGAAATGA
- a CDS encoding YicC family protein, producing the protein MTGFGRRQGVWSDGTVTVEVKSVNHRFLEMSIRLPKSLNLLEEVFRKTIQQHCARGRVDITVLMQGGRGNARALQLDAELAKQYHHALRTLQRTLKLKGSIDIGLIAGFRDILAFSDQPTDDPKLTKLVEKLGLKAVLDMASMRKKEGELLAQDILARLNHLRECKVSVSTRAPHVARETFDRMKLRIEKLLGDIIPDLPRLNQELATYADRCDITEELVRLDAHMVQFDRTTRGTEPVGKTLDFLLQEMGREVNTIGSKANDAAITADVVRMKAELERLREQVQNVE; encoded by the coding sequence ATGACTGGATTTGGCCGGCGACAGGGAGTGTGGTCCGATGGGACGGTCACCGTAGAAGTGAAATCGGTCAACCATCGTTTCCTCGAAATGTCCATTCGTCTCCCGAAATCGCTGAACCTTTTGGAGGAAGTATTTCGGAAGACCATTCAACAGCATTGTGCGCGTGGAAGAGTGGATATCACGGTATTGATGCAAGGGGGGCGTGGCAATGCTCGCGCCTTGCAGCTTGACGCTGAATTGGCGAAACAGTACCATCACGCTCTTCGCACGCTCCAGCGGACCTTGAAGCTGAAAGGTTCCATCGACATCGGGCTAATAGCGGGGTTTCGAGATATTCTTGCGTTTTCTGATCAGCCGACCGACGATCCCAAACTCACAAAATTGGTGGAGAAACTCGGACTGAAGGCCGTGCTCGATATGGCAAGCATGCGTAAAAAGGAGGGTGAACTCCTTGCGCAGGATATTCTGGCCAGGCTCAACCATTTGCGTGAATGCAAGGTATCGGTCTCAACTCGTGCGCCGCATGTGGCGCGGGAAACTTTCGATCGGATGAAATTGCGAATAGAGAAATTATTAGGAGATATTATCCCGGATCTTCCCCGTCTGAATCAGGAACTGGCCACGTATGCCGACCGGTGCGACATTACAGAAGAATTGGTCAGACTAGACGCGCATATGGTACAGTTTGACCGTACGACCAGAGGCACGGAGCCCGTCGGCAAGACGCTGGACTTCCTCCTTCAGGAGATGGGTCGAGAAGTTAATACGATCGGATCGAAAGCCAACGACGCTGCGATTACGGCGGATGTCGTGCGAATGAAGGCCGAGCTTGAGCGTTTGCGTGAGCAAGTACAGAACGTCGAATGA